In Fusarium oxysporum Fo47 chromosome XI, complete sequence, the following are encoded in one genomic region:
- a CDS encoding amino acid/polyamine transporter I: protein MSRASSSTASNDDALELEAAGYAQSMPRRFSLWSLGALSFTLTCTWLGTGSSIGISLTEASSAGTLWSLPIAGVMTTIVSLGMAELASAYPVAGAQYYWSFMVARDDYKPFASYLNGWMSVIGWWLASSSVSNFVSSMILDIVGAWHPDWDQKRWHQYLIYVALIWIATAANIFTAQWIPLFNKMVFILSVLTLSATTITLFVVTKDHASAEFIFTDTTNRTGWSSDGFAFMLAVGNAVYAFLGSDCGAHLCEEIPNPAKNVPKVMIYPLLMGLLTAFPFATSLMYAISDIPAVLNTITGLPLFEIYYQGTGSRPAASVLMSLFALCFFANLVANGKTTCHDKVGANSIATTSSRTLWAVSRDGALPYSQFWGRVHSRFQVPVNALLLSAVFITLYGLIFLGSSTAFSAMVSAAIIFLQTSCVIPQAVLLYRGRDRVLPLRYFSLGRYGAAINGISVAWVVFLDMLYCFPTTMPVTPENMSYVSVVFTGLVAFVIALWFTTKKGTFTGPQINIDLLNARRMAAVQTLESTRPTAEYHALRSSETVKED, encoded by the exons ATGTCGCGTGCCTCCTCTAGCACGGCCAGCAATGACGATGCTCTCGAGCTAGAAGCTGCTGGCTACGCCCAGTCCATGCCGCGACGCTTCTCGCTTTGGTCCCTCGGCGCTTTATCGTTTACTTTAACCTGTACATGGCTCGGAACCGGATCTTCAATCGGAATCAGCTTGACTGAGGCATCTTCCGCAGGGACCTTATGGTCGTTACCTATCGCTGGCGTAATGACTACTATTGTCTCGTTGGGGATGGCGGAACTTGCATCGGCGTATCCTGTTGCCGGGGCGCAGTACTATTGGTCCTTTATGGTTGCGCGGGACGACTACAAACCTTTCGCATCATATCT AAACGGCTGGATGAGTGTTATCGGTTGGTGGCTTGCCTCAAGCTCAGTCTCCAACTTCGTCTCATCTATGATCCTCGATATCGTCGGCGCATGGCATCCAGACTGGGATCAAAAGCGATGGCATCAATATTTGATATACGTCGCTCTCATTTGGATCGCCACAGCCGCCAATATCTTCACGGCGCAGTGGATtcctctcttcaacaagatggtCTTTATCTTATCGGTCCTAACTCTCAGTGCGACTACGATAACACTCTTTGTCGTAACGAAGGATCATGCGTCAGCCGAGTTCATCTTCACCGATACTACCAACCGGACTGGCTGGTCCAGTGACGGTTTCGCATTCATGTTGGCCGTTGGTAATGCTGTTTATGCATTTCTAGGAAGTGATTGCGGTGCTCATCTCTGTGAAGAGATACCCAACCCAGCCAAGAATGTACCAAAGGTCATGATATATCCGTTGCTCATGGGTTTACTAACCGCATTCCCTTTTGCAACGTCTCTTATGTATGCGATCTCTGATATCCCAGCCGTACTCAACACTATAACTGGGTTGCCACTGTTTGAGATATACTATCAAGGAACTGGCTCTCGGCCCGCCGCGTCAGTGCTGATGTCGCTGTTCGCCTTGTGTTTCTTCGCTAATCTGGTCGCCAATGGTAAGACTACCTGTCATGACAAAGTCGGTGCTAACTCTATAGCGACAACTTCGTCACGTACGCTCTGGGCCGTTTCGCGTGACGGTGCCTTGCCATACTCACAGTTTTGGGGCCGCGTTCATTCAAGGTTCCAAGTTCCCGTCAACGCACTCCTTCTTTCTGCTGTTTTCATTACT CTATACGGTCTCATTTTCCTTGGTTCTTCAACCGCATTTTCTGCCATGGTCAGCGCGGCCATTATCTTTCTCCAAACTTCCTGCGTCATTCCCCAAGCTGTTCTCCTTTACCGAGGGCGTGATCGTGTCTTGCCACTTCGGTACTTCAGTCTCGGTAGATACGGCGCTGCCATCAACGGCATCTCAGTCGCATGGGTAGTATTTCTCGATATGCTGTACTGTTTCCCGACTACCATGCCTGTCACGCCTGAGAACATGAGCTATGTCTCCGTCGTCTTCACCGGATTGGTAGCATTTGTCATAGCCCTCTGGTTCACAACCAAAAAGGGAACCTTCACAGGGCCTCAAATCAATATTGATCTTCTGAACGCTCGACGAATGGCTGCTGTTCAGACGTTGGAGAGCACTCGCCCGACGGCTGAATACCATGCTCTTCGAAGTTCAGAGACCGTGAAGGAGGATTAG
- a CDS encoding cytochrome P450, with the protein MSAITVTPGVNATIGVVDTEGPVFTLHYQILFRVLGTCLVAYVAWLYLLRIGALWNSQLEPPMLPYWIPGIGHNISFFIDVEKLLVAARSYFRIPAQPFSVLIGGRRTYVILDLHDIADTHQKTKELQFDAYIDQFMEYVSVSRKARDILWGTTVSETSLSVPNSLRSWIRADMTQTSSRKFYSEFLLELDSVMQQGSPFTTGKSSEHDMLKWTSDIIVKASTKSFFGNALFEKSPGLVDHFRRFNRQTWKLLYKYPKFLSRTAYDSRDSAIDGLERYFKMPQDQRRDAAPFVIKAEDEMRKHGISDWDIAAVLFKLYWAINGNPSVLAFWLQVRTLYTPNLKEGIKSEVAPAFKNGIHHQPDVEYLKECPKLNATYYEAMRLHSGSSSFRRVAQDTTIADFQLKAGNDFVDNPKLHSARTYQPFGGGTTLCPGKLLARQMALVYLAILVTRYDIEIIGGCESQPFPEANDRVPTLGIISPKPGHDVKILVRVVS; encoded by the exons ATGAGTGCGATAACTGTCACGCCAGGCGTAAATGCCACTATCGGGGTTGTGGACACCGAGGGTCCGGTTTTCACTCTGCACTATCAGATCTTGTTCCGTGTCTTGGGGACTTGTTTGGTTGCATATGTTGCTTGGCTGTATTTGTTGAGAATCGGCGCACTATGGAACTCTCAACTGGAGCCTCCGATGCTGCCATATTGGATCCCTG GTATTGGCCACAATATTTCATTTTTCAtagatgttgagaagctgttGGTGGCTGCAAG ATCATATTTTCGGATCCCTGCGCAACCCTTCAGTGTTTTAATTGGAGGTCGCCGCACATACGTAATTCTTGACCTTCACGATATTGCCGATACTCACCAGAAAACGAAAGAGCTACAATTTGACGCCTACATCGACCAGTTCATGGAATACGTCTCAGTCTCCAGAAAGGCCAGAGATATCCTATGGGGAACTACTGTCAGCGAGACATCCTTATCGGTCCCAAATTCTCTTCGATCTTGGATACGAGCAGATATGACTCAAACTTCATCCCGAAAGTTCTACAGCGAATTCTTATTAGAGCTCGACAGCGTTATGCAACAGGGGAGCCCTTTCACAACGGGTAAGAGCAGTGAGCATGACATGCTCAAGTGGACAAGTGACATTATCGTCAAGGCTTCCACAAAGAGCTTCTTCGGAAATGCTCTCTTCGAGAAGTCGCCTGGACTTGTCGACCACTTTCGCAGATTCAATCGTCAAACCTGGAAACTCTTGTATAAATACCCGAAATTCCTATCGAGAACAGCTTACGACTCGAGAGACTCTGCAATCGATGGTCTTGAAAGGTACTTCAAGATGCCGCAGGACCAAAGACGAGATGCGGCTCCGTTTGTGATaaaggctgaggatgagatgcGAAAACACGGGATAAGCGATTGGGATATTGCTGCTGTTCTGTTCAAGCTATACTGGGC CATCAATGGAAACCCATCTGTTCTTGCGTTCTGGCTTCAGGTTCGAACTCTTTACACCCCTAATCTCAAGGAGGGTATCAAAAGTGAGGTCGCACCAGCTTTCAAGAATGGTATTCACCACCAACCAGATGTAGAATACCTCAAAGAATGTCCAAAGCTCAACGCGACATATTACGAGGCGATGCGACTCCACAGCGGCTCATCCAGCTTCCGGCGCGTCGCCCAAGACACAACAATCGCTGACTTCCAGCTCAAAGCCGGGAACGAT TTCGTTGACAACCCGAAGTTACACTCGGCGAGAACGTATCAGCCATTCGGCGGAGGTACGACGTTATGTCCCGGAAAGCTTTTGGCGCGGCAAATGGCTTTAGTGTATCTTGCGATCCTTGTCACGCGATATGACATTGAGATTATTGGGGGTTGTGAGAGTCAGCCTTTTCCGGAAGCGAATGATAGAGTGCCGACGCTGGGTATCATCTCTCCGAAACCGGGACATGATGTTAAGATTTTGGTGAGAGTTGTTAGTTAG
- a CDS encoding S-adenosyl-L-methionine-dependent methyltransferase, giving the protein MSSPKSPGKSPRSPQSPPGAVEAAETPAQQARDGFIQPASLIWPRTDVTDTESLRSSILNYKWVHGRRFHAYGDGTYWGANDDRQQEAEDLIHELFRVVLDGKLYEAPIGKNPQNVLDVGCGTGIWAIDMADLHPSAEVIGVDLSPIQPNFIPPNCRFEVDDINKEWTFPENKFDFIHIRYMTGTVPDWTELLKKAQRHLKPGGWIEHVELWGDARADDDTMSPESPLKTWVKIFEQVGEKIGNPFFWNPADEFEKAGLKNITEKKVKVPIGTWAKDKDLKQWGAWNRQFLLQGLEGFSIRSLTELLGWEYEKAQVFLVEMRKELLNPKLHSYVMVTTVYGQKPEA; this is encoded by the exons ATGTCTTCGCCAAAATCTCCTGGCAAGTCACCAAGGTCTCCTCAGTCTCCTCCCGGGGCTGTGGAGGCAGCTGAAACCCCCGCGCAGCAGGCGCGAGATGGATTCATTCAGCCT GCTTCGCTAATATGGCCCAGAACGGATGTTACTGATACCGAATCCCTGCGCTCTTCCATTTTGAACTACAAGTGGGTTCATGGTAGACGCTTCCATGCATATGGCGATGGAACCTACTG GGGAGCGAATGACGATCGTcagcaagaagctgaagatttGAT TCATGAGTTGTTTCGGGTAGTCCTCGATGGCAAGTTATATGAAGCTCCGATTGGCAAGAATCCGCAG AACGTACTTGATGTCGGCTGCGGCACCGGTATCTGGGCCAT TGATATGGCAGACTTGCACCCATCAGCTGAAGTCATCGGTGTTGATCTCTCGCCGATCCAACCAAACTTCATCCCGCCTAACTGCAGatttgaagttgatgatatcaacaaggAGTGGACATTTCCTGAGAATAAGTTTGACTTTATTCACATTCGTTACATGACTGGGACTGTCCCAGATTGGACtgaacttctcaagaaaGCTCAAAG GCATCTCAAACCCGGTGGCTGGATCGAGCACGTCGAACTTTGGGGAGACGCCAGAGCTGACGATGATACCATGAGTCCCGAATCTCCGCTCAAGACATGGGTCAAGATCTTTGAGCAAGTAGGCGAAAAGATCGGAAATCCTTTCTTCTGGAACCCCGCCGACGAATTTGAGAAGGCAGGTTTGAAGAATATTaccgagaagaaggtcaaaGTGCCTATTGGTACTTGGGCGAAAGACAAGGATCTCAAGCAGTGGGGTGCATGGAACCGACAGTTCCTGCTACAAGGGTTGGAAGGCTTCTCTATCCGCAGCTTGACGGAGCTTCTAGGA TGGGAGTACGAAAAAGCGCAGGTCTTCCTTGTGGAAATGCGTAAAGAGCTGTTGAACCCAAAGCTTCACTCATACGTGATGGT AACCACTGTATACGGCCAAAAGCCCGAGGCATAG
- a CDS encoding and other transporter-domain-containing protein, with amino-acid sequence MAPPNETAHVEDGQKAPVHHTEFSGYNSQVELIEAAVAASDAECLLPKKELFSRYWPAVTFSMLLSVALVMEGMDVGLINNFFAHPAYLERFGWPDANGKQHISTKWQGAIGAGNNCGSIIGLLINGYLQSRFGSRRVYMFAMSLMACTIFVLFFAVNVEMLLVGNLLCGIPWGIFQTLTTAYAAEICPAALRGYLTAWVSMCWGAGSFLATGVLRGSLDLKGDAGWRVPYGLQWMWIPPLITVAFFAPESPWYLVRRGKLEAAEHALRRLARKGHYTDESMAQTLALMKHTNEMEKVEAEAASFKDCFRGTNLRRTGIVCMAWVIQILNGQSITSFAAIMLKSIGMSNTMAFNYNMIIQSVNIIATAVAISLMGRVGRRTFYFYGSSGIGACMLIIGILGFVPKVDSVAIVTAAFLVVVQCIFKVSLGPTTYVVVAETASNRVRAQTIVLGRAVYVCGQIIVQQLNPRMLNSSSDAWNWGAKTGMFYFGLCFIWAVWIFFFLPETMNRSFADLDYLFQKKVNARKFTSTPVDLFEIVGPDRTTEKLQGVDVVTPVNTNIAGPEIEGTKKP; translated from the exons ATGGCGCCTCCGAATGAAACAGCTCATGTGGAAGACGGGCAGAAAGCCCCCGTGCACCACACAGAGTTCTCCGGCTACAACTCACAGGTCGAGCTCATCGAGGCCGCCGTGGCAGCCAGTGATGCAGAGTGTCTCCTCCCCAAAAAGGAGCTCTTCTCGCGATACTGGCCCGCCGTGACGTTCAGTATGCTTCTGAGTGTTGCTTTGGTCATGGAGGGTATGGATGTTGGTCTtatcaacaacttcttcgCCCATCCCGCTTATCTCGAGCGTTTCGGTTGGCCTGACGCCAATGGCAAGCAGCATATTTCTACGAAGTGGCAGGGTGCTATTGGTGCTGGAAACAACTGTGGTTCTATTATCGGTCTCTTGATCAATGGTTATCTGCAATCGCGATTCGGCTCCCGACGAGTTTACATG TTCGCAATGTCTCTCATGGCCTGCaccatcttcgtcctcttcttcgccgTCAACGTCGAAATGCTCCTAGTCGGTAACCTCCTCTGCGGTATCCCCTGGGGTATCTTCCAGACCCTCACCACCGCCTACGCCGCCGAGATCTGCCCCGCCGCCCTCCGTGGCTACCTCACCGCCTGGGTCTCCATGTGCTGGGGAGCCGGAAGTTTCCTCGCCACTGGTGTCCTCCGTGGCTCTCTCGACCTCAAGGGCGACGCTGGATGGCGAGTCCCCTACGGTCTTCAGTGGATGTGGATTCCTCCTCTGATTACCGTCGCTTTCTTTGCTCCCGAGTCACCCTGGTACCTTGTCCGTCGCGGTAAGCTTGAGGCTGCCGAGCATGCTCTCCGCCGCCTTGCTCGCAAGGGTCACTACACTGATGAGTCTATGGCTCAGACTCTCGCTCTCATGAAGCATACCaacgagatggagaaggttgaggccGAGGCTGCTAGCTTCAAGGACTGCTTCAGAGGAACTAACCTTCGCCGAACTGGTATTGTCTGCATGGCTTGGGTCATTCAGATTCTCAACGGTCAATCCATCACCAGTTTCGCCGCTATCATGCTCAAGTCTATTGGTATGAGCAACACTATGGCTTTCAACTACAATATGATCATTCAGTCCGTCAACATCATCGCCACTGCTGTTGCCATCAGCCTCATGGGTAGGGTCGGACGTCGAACTTTTTATTTCTATGGTTCTTCTGGTATCGGTGCCTGCATGTTGATCATTGGTATTCTCGGCTTCGTTCCTAAGGTCGACAGTGTTGCTATCGTTACAGCTGCCTTCCTTGTCGTTGTCCAGTGTATCTTCAAGGTCTCTCTCGGTCCCACCACCTACGTCGTCGTTGCTGAGACTGCTTCCAACCGTGTTCGCGCTCAGACCATCGTCCTCGGCCGTGCTGTCTACGTCTGTGGCCAGATCATCGTCCAGCAGCTCAACCCCCGTATGCTCAACTCCAGCAGCGATGCTTGGAACTGGGGAGCCAAGACTGGAATGTTCTACTTCGGTCTCTGCTTCATCTGGGCTGTttggatcttcttcttcctgccTGAGACCATGAACCGTAGCTTTGCCGATCTTGACTAcctcttccagaagaaggTCAACGCTCGCAAGTTCACTTCCACTCCTGTTGACT TGTTCGAGATTGTCGGACCCGACAGGACTACTGAAAAGCTTCAAGGTGTTGATGTCGTCACTCccgtcaacaccaacattGCTGGTCCCGAGATTGAAGGAACCAAGAAGCCTTAA